Proteins encoded by one window of Massilia sp. NR 4-1:
- a CDS encoding DNA mismatch repair protein MutT codes for MKKLLIPLLLAMAGSTASAAPASVADLNKMSKRFAPVELKADASKLSAGDKKAIAKLIEAAKIVDVLQLRQRWSGNEALWAALQKDKSALGKARLDYFWLNKGPWSIIDGHQSFLPAEYAGISIPAKKPEAGNFYPAGASKEAVEAWINSQSADAKKDAQWFFTTIRAGADGKFKTVKYSEEYAAEMQKLSTLLKDAAAATDNASLKKFLSLRAEAFLSNDYLASDFAWMDLDSPVDVTIGPYETYNDELFGYKAAFEAYVSIRDQKETSKLDFFAKHMQELEDNLPLDAQYRNPKVGAVAPMVVVNQVYGAGDGNMGVQTAAYNLPNDERIISQRGSKRVMLKNVQEAKFKSTLTPIAKLVLRPADQKDLDFNSFFTHILAHEITHGLGPHITKVNGQESTPRQDLKEAYSTIEEAKADVTGLFALMYMMEKGQLKGVLGEGEAAERKLHTTFLASAFRTLHFGLTDSHARGMAIQVNYLLDKGGFVSHGDGTFSVDFKKIRQAVIDLDREFLTIEATGDYARAKQMMDKYVVIRPDVQKALDKMKTVPNDIRPSFPTAKLLLAH; via the coding sequence ATGAAAAAACTCCTGATCCCGCTGCTGCTGGCCATGGCCGGCAGCACTGCATCCGCCGCTCCCGCCAGCGTCGCCGACTTGAACAAGATGAGCAAGCGCTTTGCGCCGGTCGAACTGAAGGCCGACGCGTCGAAGCTGTCGGCAGGCGACAAGAAAGCCATCGCCAAACTGATCGAAGCGGCCAAGATCGTTGACGTGCTGCAGCTGCGCCAGCGCTGGTCCGGCAATGAGGCGCTGTGGGCCGCGCTGCAAAAGGATAAGTCGGCGCTGGGCAAGGCGCGCCTGGACTACTTCTGGCTGAACAAGGGACCATGGTCCATCATCGATGGCCACCAGTCCTTCCTGCCGGCCGAATACGCGGGCATCAGCATCCCGGCCAAGAAACCGGAGGCGGGCAATTTCTATCCAGCGGGCGCTTCGAAGGAAGCGGTGGAAGCGTGGATCAATTCCCAGTCCGCCGATGCGAAGAAGGATGCGCAGTGGTTCTTCACCACCATCCGCGCCGGCGCCGACGGCAAATTCAAGACGGTGAAGTATTCGGAGGAATACGCGGCCGAGATGCAGAAGCTGTCCACGCTGCTGAAGGACGCGGCGGCAGCCACCGATAACGCCTCACTGAAAAAATTCCTCAGCCTGCGCGCGGAAGCCTTCCTGTCCAACGACTACCTGGCCTCCGACTTTGCGTGGATGGACCTGGATTCGCCGGTCGATGTCACCATCGGCCCATACGAAACCTATAACGACGAGCTGTTTGGCTACAAGGCCGCCTTCGAAGCCTATGTGAGCATCCGCGACCAGAAGGAAACCAGCAAGCTCGATTTCTTCGCCAAGCATATGCAGGAGCTGGAAGACAATCTGCCGCTCGACGCGCAATACCGCAATCCGAAAGTCGGTGCCGTGGCGCCGATGGTGGTGGTGAACCAAGTGTATGGTGCGGGAGACGGCAATATGGGCGTGCAGACCGCCGCCTACAATCTGCCGAACGACGAGCGCATCATCAGCCAGCGCGGCTCCAAGCGCGTGATGCTGAAGAATGTGCAGGAAGCGAAATTCAAGTCCACGCTGACGCCGATCGCCAAGCTGGTGCTGCGTCCGGCCGACCAGAAGGATCTCGACTTCAACTCCTTCTTCACCCACATCCTGGCGCATGAAATCACCCACGGCCTCGGTCCCCACATCACCAAGGTGAACGGCCAGGAGTCGACGCCGCGCCAGGACCTGAAGGAGGCCTACTCCACGATTGAGGAAGCGAAAGCCGACGTCACCGGCCTGTTCGCCCTGATGTATATGATGGAGAAGGGCCAGCTGAAAGGCGTGCTGGGAGAGGGCGAAGCGGCCGAGCGCAAGCTGCACACCACCTTCCTCGCCTCAGCCTTCCGCACCCTGCATTTCGGCCTGACCGACTCGCATGCGCGCGGCATGGCGATCCAGGTCAACTACCTGCTCGACAAAGGCGGCTTCGTCTCGCACGGCGACGGCACCTTCTCGGTCGACTTCAAGAAGATCCGCCAGGCTGTGATCGACCTCGACCGCGAATTCCTCACCATCGAAGCCACCGGCGACTACGCCCGCGCCAAGCAGATGATGGACAAATACGTCGTCATCCGCCCCGACGTGCAAAAGGCGCTGGACAAGATGAAGACCGTCCCCAACGACATCCGACCGAGCTTCCCCACCGCCAAGCTCCTGCTCGCCCACTGA
- a CDS encoding helix-turn-helix domain-containing protein: MPAASPDTRLVAPSLALASCIRAIVLRNTLQRPPMAERDRLNHHPATPFCSIYWLFDGDVRILEPVLDPSPVAAAGSAIFCGPQLQPTVSFNSGPVHFMTILFFPDAWHRLTGMDMNDQMNRLADVNEVLDADWQELSRQVLAASGDEARIALIEAFLEPRWRAARSGSGDGLMTDWVNRLGAQAAAAGIGRSMRMVERRVREWAGRPLRTLRRMRRAEQSFLEARSDFLEGRVSLSDVAARGGYADQAHMSREAREITGISPSELLRRIREEESYWMYRIWS; encoded by the coding sequence ATGCCGGCAGCCAGTCCCGATACCCGTCTAGTGGCGCCCAGCCTTGCGCTGGCTTCCTGCATCCGCGCCATTGTGCTGCGCAATACCTTGCAGCGTCCGCCAATGGCGGAGCGCGACCGGCTTAACCATCATCCGGCCACGCCGTTCTGCAGCATCTACTGGCTGTTCGACGGCGATGTGCGGATTCTTGAGCCGGTGCTCGATCCGAGTCCGGTGGCCGCCGCCGGTTCGGCGATTTTCTGCGGACCGCAGCTGCAGCCCACGGTCAGCTTCAATTCCGGGCCGGTGCACTTCATGACGATCCTGTTTTTTCCCGACGCCTGGCATCGGCTGACGGGCATGGATATGAACGATCAGATGAACCGCCTGGCGGATGTGAATGAGGTGCTGGATGCGGACTGGCAGGAACTCTCGCGCCAGGTACTGGCGGCATCCGGCGACGAGGCGCGCATTGCCCTGATCGAAGCCTTCCTGGAGCCGCGCTGGCGCGCGGCGCGCAGTGGCAGCGGGGATGGCTTGATGACGGATTGGGTGAACCGTCTAGGCGCCCAGGCTGCCGCCGCTGGCATCGGCCGCAGCATGCGCATGGTGGAGCGCCGCGTGCGCGAATGGGCGGGGCGTCCCTTGCGCACCCTGCGCCGCATGCGGCGCGCAGAACAGTCTTTTCTGGAAGCGCGCAGCGACTTCCTGGAGGGGCGGGTATCGCTCAGCGACGTGGCGGCGCGCGGCGGTTACGCCGACCAGGCGCATATGAGCCGCGAGGCGCGCGAGATTACCGGCATCAGCCCCAGCGAGCTGCTGCGCCGCATCCGCGAGGAAGAAAGCTACTGGATGTACCGCATCTGGTCCTAA
- a CDS encoding S9 family peptidase, giving the protein MKPSRLLHPLTALLILGAALPAAQAADAAPSSAVAKHAITHEDVWLMKRVGAPQPSPDGKWAVFSVTDSAYDSKEQWSDLWIKSLGDDTPARRLTFSKGGEGALNWSPDSRHLLFVAKRDGDDIGQIYRIDIAAGGEAQRLTTLTLGARQPKYSPDGKQILFISDVYPGATDEEAVKKAAKERKDRKYSARAYESFPPRFFDKWLDDKKARLFVMDAETEAKPRDLLSGSKLADLPGFGGSQGDEGQSLDAVWAPDGKSIVFAAATNRHEAARASSFTQIYALPLSGGEPQQLTKDTRSYHGLKFSPDGKTLLTLTQEEAQGKVYDLTRLASFAWPLVNPQPKILSATLDRSISRIALPADGKRIYFTYEHAGLEQLHSMNYAGGDQRQEASLPTGVINSLNAGGKAMVGVWESSVNPPEIYAFNGTPKRLTSFNVEKAGAIDWQAPEHFWFKTADGRQVHNMLIKPAGFDPGKKYPLFSVIHGGAHNMWRDGFVLRWNYHLLAKPGYVVLLTDYKGSTGYGEEFARAIQFDPLKGPGDDVNQAVDEALKKYAFIDGNKLAAGGASYGGHLANWLQATTTRYKAIVSHAGEMDLIMQWGTSDSVYGREVNSGGPVWSNLPVWREQSPIMQGGNHEKGTGFKTPILITIGELDYRVPINNALMNFAAQQRLNVPSKLVVFPDENHWILKGENSRYFYNEVHGWLAKYLK; this is encoded by the coding sequence ATGAAACCATCCCGCCTGCTGCATCCCCTCACCGCGCTGTTGATCCTGGGCGCCGCCCTGCCGGCCGCCCAGGCTGCGGACGCCGCGCCTTCCAGCGCCGTCGCCAAGCACGCCATCACCCACGAAGACGTGTGGCTGATGAAACGCGTCGGCGCGCCGCAGCCCAGCCCGGACGGCAAGTGGGCGGTCTTCTCCGTCACCGACAGCGCCTACGACAGCAAGGAACAGTGGTCCGACCTGTGGATCAAATCCCTGGGCGACGATACGCCAGCGCGCCGTCTGACCTTCAGCAAGGGCGGCGAAGGTGCCTTGAACTGGTCGCCCGACAGCAGGCACCTGCTCTTCGTCGCCAAGCGCGATGGCGACGACATTGGCCAGATCTACCGCATCGACATCGCCGCCGGCGGCGAAGCGCAGCGCCTGACCACCCTGACCCTGGGTGCGCGCCAGCCCAAGTACAGCCCGGACGGCAAGCAGATCCTCTTCATCAGCGACGTCTATCCCGGCGCCACCGACGAGGAAGCGGTGAAGAAAGCCGCCAAGGAACGCAAGGACCGCAAATACAGTGCCCGCGCCTATGAATCCTTCCCGCCGCGCTTCTTCGACAAATGGCTGGACGACAAAAAGGCCCGCCTGTTCGTGATGGACGCGGAAACCGAGGCCAAGCCGCGCGACCTGCTTAGCGGCAGCAAGCTGGCCGACCTGCCGGGTTTCGGCGGCTCGCAGGGCGACGAAGGACAATCGCTGGATGCGGTCTGGGCGCCGGACGGCAAGTCCATCGTCTTCGCCGCCGCCACCAACCGCCACGAAGCGGCGCGCGCCTCCAGCTTCACACAGATCTATGCGCTGCCACTGAGCGGCGGCGAGCCGCAGCAGCTGACCAAGGACACACGCAGCTACCACGGCCTGAAGTTCTCCCCCGACGGCAAAACCCTGCTGACACTGACGCAAGAAGAAGCGCAAGGCAAGGTCTACGACCTGACCCGCCTCGCCAGCTTCGCCTGGCCCCTGGTCAATCCGCAGCCGAAGATTCTGAGCGCCACGCTGGACCGCTCCATCTCGCGCATCGCCCTGCCCGCGGACGGCAAGCGCATCTACTTCACCTACGAGCACGCAGGCCTGGAGCAGCTGCATTCGATGAATTACGCGGGCGGCGACCAACGCCAGGAAGCGTCCCTGCCGACCGGCGTCATCAACTCGCTCAACGCGGGCGGCAAGGCCATGGTCGGCGTGTGGGAGTCCTCGGTCAATCCGCCGGAAATCTACGCCTTCAACGGCACGCCGAAACGTCTGACCTCCTTCAATGTGGAGAAGGCCGGCGCCATCGACTGGCAAGCGCCCGAGCACTTCTGGTTCAAGACCGCCGACGGACGCCAGGTCCATAATATGCTCATCAAGCCGGCCGGCTTCGATCCAGGCAAGAAGTACCCGCTGTTCTCCGTGATCCACGGCGGCGCCCACAATATGTGGCGCGACGGCTTTGTGCTGCGCTGGAACTACCACCTGCTGGCCAAGCCGGGCTATGTCGTTCTGCTGACCGACTACAAAGGCTCCACCGGCTACGGTGAGGAATTCGCGCGCGCCATCCAGTTCGACCCGCTCAAAGGTCCGGGCGACGATGTGAACCAGGCGGTGGATGAAGCGCTCAAAAAATACGCCTTCATCGACGGCAATAAACTGGCCGCCGGCGGCGCCAGCTACGGCGGCCACCTGGCCAACTGGCTGCAAGCCACCACCACCCGCTACAAGGCCATCGTCTCGCATGCCGGCGAGATGGACCTGATCATGCAGTGGGGCACCAGCGACAGCGTGTACGGCCGCGAGGTAAACAGCGGCGGTCCGGTATGGAGCAATCTGCCGGTATGGCGCGAGCAAAGCCCCATCATGCAGGGCGGGAACCACGAGAAAGGCACCGGCTTCAAGACGCCGATCCTGATCACCATCGGCGAACTCGATTACCGCGTCCCCATCAACAACGCACTGATGAACTTCGCCGCCCAGCAGCGTCTGAATGTACCGAGCAAGCTGGTGGTCTTCCCCGATGAGAACCACTGGATTCTCAAGGGCGAGAACAGCCGCTACTTCTATAACGAGGTACACGGCTGGCTGGCCAAATACCTGAAGTAA
- a CDS encoding cytochrome P450: MSESVLNPAAHAPAHTLRRIGELPRPRGLPLLGNALQVRAERIHRDVETWAAIHGSLFTIRLGRTTALVVADHELINAILRDRPDGFRRPSVMARISDEMGGERGIFLAEGTDWKNQRRMVMQALAPHAVKAYFPLLARVGARLQARWLRAAHAGQPIELNSDLKRYTVDVIAGLAFGTEVNTIENGDDLIQQHIERILHAASWRSMFPFPYWRYVKLPADHRLDRSMKELRTAVDGFIAGSRQRLRENPALAERPSNMLEAMLAAADQEGSGIGDNTVVGNVSTMLLAGEDTTSSALAWLIWLFGRHPEALRKAQDEVRRIAPDPAAFSIEQMDALDYVEACAHEAIRLKPPAPFMPLETIRDTVIGDVQVPADTVVWCVLRRESMEEEYVRKAGEFLPERWLQPDAPRQLGMPFGGGPRLCPGRYLSLLEIKVAIAALLGRFDILSVDPVEPDKQGEVREILSFVMAPGQLRMRLKEHG; this comes from the coding sequence ATGAGCGAATCCGTATTGAACCCCGCCGCGCACGCGCCTGCCCACACCCTGCGCCGCATCGGCGAACTGCCCCGCCCACGCGGCCTGCCGCTGCTGGGCAACGCCCTGCAGGTGCGCGCCGAACGCATCCACCGCGATGTGGAGACCTGGGCCGCCATCCACGGCTCGCTGTTCACCATCCGCCTGGGCCGCACCACGGCGCTGGTGGTGGCGGACCATGAGCTCATCAACGCCATTCTGCGCGACCGCCCGGACGGCTTCCGCCGCCCTTCCGTGATGGCGCGCATCAGCGATGAGATGGGCGGGGAACGCGGCATCTTCCTGGCCGAGGGCACGGACTGGAAGAACCAGCGGCGCATGGTGATGCAGGCATTGGCGCCGCATGCGGTCAAGGCCTACTTTCCACTGCTGGCGCGCGTCGGTGCGCGTTTGCAGGCGCGCTGGCTGCGCGCCGCGCACGCCGGTCAGCCGATAGAGCTGAACAGCGACCTGAAACGCTATACGGTGGACGTGATCGCCGGCCTGGCCTTCGGCACCGAAGTGAACACCATCGAGAACGGCGATGACCTGATTCAGCAGCATATCGAACGCATATTGCATGCAGCGTCCTGGCGCTCAATGTTCCCCTTCCCTTACTGGCGCTATGTGAAACTGCCCGCAGACCATCGGCTCGACCGCAGCATGAAAGAGCTGCGCACGGCGGTGGACGGTTTCATCGCCGGTTCGCGCCAGCGTCTGCGCGAGAATCCGGCGCTGGCGGAGCGTCCCAGCAATATGCTGGAAGCCATGCTGGCGGCAGCCGACCAGGAAGGCAGCGGCATCGGCGACAACACGGTGGTCGGCAACGTCTCGACCATGCTGCTGGCAGGCGAGGACACCACCTCCAGCGCGCTGGCCTGGCTCATCTGGCTGTTCGGCCGCCACCCCGAGGCTCTGCGCAAAGCGCAGGACGAGGTGAGGCGCATCGCCCCCGATCCCGCCGCCTTTAGCATCGAACAGATGGATGCATTGGACTATGTCGAGGCCTGCGCCCACGAGGCCATCCGCCTCAAGCCGCCCGCCCCTTTCATGCCGCTGGAAACCATCCGCGACACCGTCATCGGCGACGTGCAGGTGCCGGCCGACACCGTGGTCTGGTGCGTGCTGCGGCGCGAAAGCATGGAAGAGGAATACGTGCGCAAAGCCGGCGAATTCCTGCCGGAACGCTGGCTGCAGCCGGATGCGCCCAGGCAGCTCGGCATGCCCTTCGGCGGCGGCCCGCGTCTATGCCCCGGCCGCTACCTCTCGCTGCTGGAGATCAAGGTTGCCATTGCCGCCTTGCTGGGCCGCTTCGACATCCTGTCGGTCGACCCGGTGGAGCCGGACAAGCAAGGCGAGGTACGCGAAATCCTGAGCTTCGTGATGGCGCCAGGCCAGCTGCGCATGCGCCTCAAGGAACACGGCTAG
- a CDS encoding BON domain-containing protein, with product MKKLALITLAMMASASIAVAQNADSSAYKAAHDKATSDYKAAKDKCSDTLSGNAKDVCQEEAKVARARAESDAVAQHKNNKRDLEKAHKKVAEAEYDLAKEKCDDLSGDAKSACVSQAKSVRDTSLASIKSGSYSTTAAVSDTMREKTADAGEVMSDSMITAKVKADMAADSHVKAMDVHVETQKGVVMLSGFVPSKAEADRAVQLARGVKGVNEVKSSIQIKK from the coding sequence ATGAAAAAACTCGCATTGATCACTCTGGCCATGATGGCCAGCGCAAGTATTGCAGTTGCTCAGAACGCCGATAGCTCTGCCTACAAGGCCGCGCACGATAAAGCCACCAGCGACTACAAGGCCGCCAAGGACAAGTGCAGCGACACCTTGAGCGGCAACGCCAAGGACGTCTGCCAGGAAGAGGCGAAAGTGGCGCGCGCCCGCGCTGAATCCGATGCTGTAGCCCAGCATAAAAACAATAAGCGCGACCTGGAGAAAGCCCATAAAAAAGTTGCGGAGGCCGAGTACGACCTGGCCAAGGAAAAATGCGATGACTTGAGCGGCGACGCCAAATCCGCTTGCGTCAGCCAGGCGAAAAGCGTGAGGGATACCTCGCTGGCTTCGATCAAATCCGGCAGCTACAGCACCACGGCCGCCGTGAGCGATACCATGCGCGAGAAAACCGCCGATGCCGGCGAGGTGATGTCGGATTCGATGATCACCGCCAAAGTGAAAGCCGATATGGCGGCCGATTCGCATGTGAAGGCAATGGACGTCCACGTGGAAACGCAAAAAGGTGTGGTGATGCTGAGCGGCTTCGTGCCAAGCAAGGCTGAGGCCGACCGCGCCGTGCAGCTGGCACGCGGCGTAAAAGGCGTGAATGAAGTGAAAAGCTCGATCCAGATCAAGAAGTAA